From a region of the Acomys russatus chromosome 4, mAcoRus1.1, whole genome shotgun sequence genome:
- the Avp gene encoding vasopressin-neurophysin 2-copeptin: MLARMLNVTLSACFLSLLAFTSACYFQNCPRGGKRATSDMELRQCLPCGPGGKGRCFGPNICCADELGCFVGTAEALRCQEENYLPSPCQSGQKPCGSGGRCAATGICCSDESCETETECREGFFRLTRAREPSNATLLDGPARALLLRLVQLAGTREPADSAKFRVY; the protein is encoded by the exons ATGCTTGCCAGGATGCTCAACGTTACGCTGTCTGCTTGCTTCCTGAGCCTGCTGGCCTTCACCTCTGCCTGCTACTTCCAGAACTGCCCGAGAGGTGGCAAGAGGGCCACCTCTGACATGGAACTGAGACAG TGTCTCCCCTGCGGCCCGGGGGGCAAAGGGCGCTGCTTCGGGCCGAACATCTGCTGCGCGGACGAGCTGGGCTGCTTCGTGGGCACCGCTGAGGCGCTGCGCTGCCAGGAGGAGAACTACCTGCCCTCGCCCTGCCAGTCCGGCCAGAAGCCGTGCGGGAGCGGGGGCCGCTGCGCCGCCACCGGCATCTGCTGCAGCGACG AGAGCTGCGAGACCGAGACCGAGTGCCGCGAGGGCTTTTTCCGCCTCACCCGCGCTCGGGAGCCGAGCAACGCCACGCTGCTGGACGGGCCCGCCCGGGCGCTACTGCTACGGCTGGTCCAGCTGGCTGGGACGCGGGAGCCTGCGGATTCTGCCAAGTTCCGGGTTTACTGA
- the Oxt gene encoding oxytocin-neurophysin 1, whose amino-acid sequence MACPSLACCLLGLLALTSACYIQNCPLGGKRAALDLDMRKCLPCGPGGKGRCFGPNICCADELGCFVGTAEALRCQEESYLPSPCQSGQKPCGSGGRCAAAGVCCSPDGCRTDPACDPESAFSER is encoded by the exons ATGGCCTGTCCCAGTCTCGCTTGCTGCCTGCTTGGCCTACTGGCTCTGACCTCTGCCTGCTACATCCAGAACTGTCCCCTGGGCGGCAAGAGGGCTGCGCTGGACCTGGACATGCGCAAG TGTCTCCCCTGCGGCCCGGGCGGCAAAGGGCGCTGCTTCGGGCCGAACATCTGCTGCGCGGACGAGCTGGGCTGCTTCGTGGGCACCGCCGAGGCGCTGCGCTGCCAAGAGGAGAGCTACCTGCCGTCGCCCTGCCAGTCCGGCCAGAAGCCGTGCGGGAGCGGGGGCCGCTGCGCCGCTGCAGGCGTTTGCTGCAGCCCGG ATGGCTGCCGCACGGACCCCGCCTGCGACCCTGAGTCGGCCTTCTCTGAGCGCTGA